In Desulfuromonas sp. KJ2020, a single window of DNA contains:
- a CDS encoding cytochrome c, with protein MKRVMKMTALLLGLFVLAAPVLAASDAGGRGRYLFRKECRTCHGTDGRSVALTPQSRKADEWRAFFESEPKQNHTEAWQNIGDRNLEKIKEFVVLNASDVFSSKAADCWDPK; from the coding sequence ATGAAACGCGTAATGAAAATGACCGCGCTGCTTCTGGGTCTGTTTGTTCTTGCGGCCCCGGTTTTGGCCGCATCCGATGCCGGTGGCCGCGGCCGATATCTTTTCCGTAAGGAATGCCGCACCTGTCACGGTACGGATGGGCGCTCCGTTGCTTTGACACCCCAGAGTCGGAAGGCCGACGAATGGCGCGCTTTCTTTGAGTCTGAGCCCAAACAAAACCACACAGAAGCCTGGCAGAATATCGGCGATCGTAACTTGGAAAAGATCAAAGAATTCGTCGTGCTGAACGCTTCAGATGTTTTTTCGTCCAAGGCTGCTGACTGCTGGGATCCGAAATAA